One window of Lacerta agilis isolate rLacAgi1 chromosome 14, rLacAgi1.pri, whole genome shotgun sequence genomic DNA carries:
- the LOC117059468 gene encoding putative protein PTGES3L isoform X2 — MARQPAKTLWYDRPRWIFLEFCVEDSTDVKVDLDDYKVVFSCKNADGVELYNEIIFYARVNSKDSQNKRSGRSITLFARKWKEKVPWPRLTKEDFKPAWLSVDFDNWRDWEGEEEAEAAMVEHYAELMQKVTKKGPPPAMDDLDDDI; from the exons ATGGCAAG GCAACCAGCCAAAACTCTGTGGTACGACCGCCCACGATGGATATTCCTGGAGTTCTGCGTGGAGGACAGCACAGACGTGAAAGTAGATCTTGACGATTACAAAGTTGTGTTCAG TTGCAAGAATGCAGATGGCGTGGAGTTGTACAACGAGATTATCTTTTATGCTCGGGTTAATTCTAAG GATTCCCAGAACAAGCGGTCGGGGAGGTCCATCACCCTCTTTGCACGCAAGTGGAAGGAAAAAGTGCCTTGGCCACGTCTCACCAAGGAGGACTTTAAG ccagcatggctctCAGTGGACTTCGATAACTGGCGCgactgggaaggagaggaggaagcgGAGGCGGCCATGGTTGAGCACTATGCAGAG CTCATGCAGAAGGTCACCAAGAAAGGCCCGCCTCCTGCCATGGATGACCTTGAT GATGACATCTGA
- the RUNDC1 gene encoding RUN domain-containing protein 1 codes for MEATTAGPGERWAPVGAVAEAHAGEEELAAAEGEEDAAAEAEPGSPRSLRAERRRLHSALLALASHFAQVQFRLRQVARAGPAQQQRLLRELEEFAFRGCPGFGFAPADGVGGDGKSEQEKQDQLEARKEKQRELILQLKAQLDDLETFAYQEGSYDALPQSMVVERQQVIIEELIKKLDMNLSEDIASLSPEELRQQVDAAVAQIVNPARVKEQLVEQLKTQIRDLEMFINFIQEEVSSPSNAEKGHCDCSGGKAGSGNCKPNTRQPHGRHRVNPEDAQRMRETGLHLMRRMLAVLQIFAVSQFGCATGQIPHHLWQKDQSDRDYSPLVKKLEVAVAHVRQLAQKYQLTEPEHVISCSAFQDASLGGRDELTLAVRKELTIAVRDLLAHGLYTPSPGMSLVLAPIACLLPVLSSSPQAMHPWELFVKYYSSKNGRAFVESPARKLSESFALPVMGGVPATPKQSLLSAIHTVLSEHDPFKRSADSELKALVCLALNEQRLVSWLNLICKSGALIQAHYQPWSYMAQTGFEGALNLLSRLSNLRFSLPVDLAVRQLKNIKDAF; via the exons ATGGAGGCGACGACGGCGGGGCCCGGCGAGCGCTGGGCGCCGGTGGGAGCCGTGGCCGAGGCCCACGCCGGGGAGGAGGAGCTTGCTGCCGCGGAGGGGGAAGAGGACGCTGCGGCGGAGGCCGAGCCGGGGTCTCCGCGGTCGCTGAGGGCGGAGCGGCGGCGCCTCCACTCGGCGCTTTTGGCGCTGGCCTCCCACTTCGCCCAGGTCCAGTTCCGGCTCCGGCAGGTGGCCCGCGCCGGCCCGGCCCAGCAGCAGCGCCTCCTCCGTGAGCTCGAGGAGTTCGCCTTCCGAGGCTGCCCGGGCTTCGGCTTCGCGCCGGCGGACGGGGTCGGCGGCGACGGCAAG AGTGAGCAGGAGAAGCAGGATCAGCTAGAGGCACGGAAGGAGAAGCAGCGGGAACTCATCCTGCAACTCAAGGCCCAACTGGATGACTTGGAAACATTTGCCTACCAGGAGGGAAGCTATGATGCACTTCCACAGTCCATGGTTGTGGAGAGACAACAG GTGATTATTGAGGAGCTGATCAAGAAGCTGGACATGAACTTGAGTGAGGACATTGCCTCACTATCCCCAGAGGAGTTGCGTCAGCAGGTGGATGCTGCTGTGGCACAAATTGTCAATCCGGCCCGTGTGAAGGAGCAGCTGGTGGAGCAGCTGAAAACCCAGATCCGAGACCTCGAGATGTTTATCAATTTCATTCAAG aagaagTCAGCAGCCCAAGTAATGCAGAGAAGGGGCATTGTGACTGTTCAGGTGGAAAAGCTGGAAGTGGCAACTGCAAACCGAACACCCGACAGCCGCATGGAAGACACCGAG TGAATCCTGAAGATGCACAGAGGATGCGAGAGACGGGGTTACATCTCATGCGCCGAATGCTCGCTGTGCTGCAGATCTTCGCAGTGAGCCAGTTTGGCTGTGCAACTGGACAAATCCCGCACCATCTATGGCAGAAGGACCAGTCTGACAGGGACTATTCACCCTTGGTGAAGAAGTTAGAGGTGGCTGTGGCCCATGTGAGGCAGCTGGCCCAGAAGTACCAGCTGACAGAGCCAGAACATGTCATCAGCTGCTCAGCCTTCCAGGATGCCTCCTTGGGCGGGCGGGATGAGCTGACGCTGGCTGTGCGTAAGGAGCTGACAATAGCTGTGCGGGACTTGCTGGCCCACGGTCTCTACACCCCCTCGCCAGGCATGAGCTTGGTTCTAGCCCCCATTGCCTGCTTGCTGCCAGTACTGAGCTCCTCTCCTCAGGCCATGCACCCATGGGAGCTCTTTGTGAAGTATTACAGCTCTAAGAACGGCCGTGCCTTTGTGGAATCGCCAGCGCGCAAACTTTCCGAGTCTTTTGCCCTCCCGGTGATGGGTGGAGTGCCTGCCACCCCAAAGCAGAGCCTGCTGTCGGCCATCCACACCGTGCTGTCGGAGCATGACCCATTTAAGCGTAGTGCAGACTCGGAGCTGAAGGCTCTGGTGTGCCTGGCCCTCAATGAGCAGCGCCTGGTTTCCTGGCTCAACCTAATCTGCAAGTCAGGGGCCCTGATCCAAGCCCACTACCAGCCCTGGAGCTACATGGCCCAGACAGGCTTTGAGGGGGCCCTCAATCTCCTTAGCCGCCTTAGTAACCTTCGATTCAGCCTCCCTGTGGACCTGGCAGTGCGGCAGCTGAAGAACATCAAGGATGCCTTTTGA